Proteins encoded in a region of the Perognathus longimembris pacificus isolate PPM17 chromosome 11, ASM2315922v1, whole genome shotgun sequence genome:
- the Kirrel1 gene encoding kin of IRRE-like protein 1 isoform X4 — MLSLLVWILTLSDTFSQGTQTRFSQEPADQTVVAGQRAVLPCVLLNYSGIVQWTKDGLALGMGQGLKAWPRYRVVGSADAGQYNLEITDAELSDDASYECQATEAALRSRRAKLTVLIPPEDTRIDGGPVILLQAGTPHNLTCRAFNAKPAATIIWFRDGTQQEGAVASTELLKDGKRETTVSQLLINPTDLDIGRVFTCRSMNEAIPSGKETSIELDVHHRPTVTLSIEPQTVQEGERVVFTCQATANPEILGYRWAKGGFLIEDAHESRYETNVDYSFFTEPVSCEVHNKVGSTNVSTLVNVHFAPRIVVDPKPTTTDIGSDVTLTCVWVGNPPLTLTWTKKDSNMVLSNSNQLLLKSVTQADAGTYTCRAIVPRIGVAEREVPLYVNGPPIISSEAVQYAVRGDGGKVECFIGSTPPPDRIAWAWKENFLEVGTLERYTVERTNSGSGVLSTLTINNVMEADFQTHYNCTAWNSFGPGTAIIQLEEREVLPVGIIAGATIGAGILLIFFFIALVFFLYRRRKGSRKDVTLRKLDIKVETVNREPLTMHSDREDDTASVSTATRVMKAIYSPFKDDVDLKQDLRCDTIDTREEYEMKDPTNGYYNVRAHEDRPASRAVLYADYRAAGPTRFDGRPSSRLSHSSGYAQLNTYSRAPASDYVPEPTPSGPAAPAGTDTTSQLSYENYEKFNSHPFPGPTGYPTYRLGYPQAPPSGLERTPYEAYDPIGKYATATRFSYTSQHSDYGQRFQQRMQTHV; from the exons GTACCCAGACCCGCTTCAGCCAGGAACCAGCAGACCAGACTGTGGTGGCAGGACAGCGGGCTGTACTCCCCTGTGTGCTCCTCAACTACTCTGGGATTGTTCAATGGACCAAGGATGGGCTGGCCCTGGGTATGGGCCAGGGCCTCAAAG CCTGGCCGCGGTACCGGGTGGTGGGCTCTGCAGACGCCGGGCAGTACAACCTGGAGATCACTGATGCAGAACTCTCTGATGATGCTTCCTACGAGTGCCAGGCCACTGAGGCTGCCCTGCGCTCCCGACGAGCCAAACTCACCGTGCTCA TCCCTCCAGAGGACACCAGGATTGATGGGGGACCCGTGATTCTGCTGCAGGCAGGCACACCCCACAACCTCACCTGCCGCGCCTTCAACGCCAAGCCTGCCGCCACCATCATCTGGTTCCGAGACGGGACACAGCAGGAAGGCGCTGTGGCCAGCACG GAGTTGCTAAAGGATGGGAAGAGAGAGACCACAGTTAGCCAGCTGCTCATTAACCCCACGGACCTGGACATTGGCCGCGTCTTCACGTGCCGCAGCATGAATGAGGCCATCCCCAGCGGCAAGGAGACATCTATAGAGCTCGACGTGCATC ACCGTCCTACAGTAACCCTGTCCATTGAGCCCCAGACGGTGCAGGAGGGAGAACGAGTCGTCTTTACGTGCCAGGCCACAGCCAACCCCGAGATCCTAGGCTATAG GTGGGCCAAAGGAGGTTTCCTGATAGAAGATGCCCATGAGAGCCGCTATGAGACAAATGTGGACTATTCCTTCTTCACGGAGCCTGTGTCTTGTGAGGTCCACAACAAAGTGGGGAGCACCAATGTTAGCACTTTAGTCAATGTCCATT TTGCCCCCAGGATTGTAGTTGATCCCAAGCCCACAACCACAGACATTGGCTCTGATGTGACCCTCACCTGTGTCTGGGTTGGGAACCCCCCACTCACCCTCACATGGACCAAGAAGGACTCCAACATG gtcctgagtaacAGCAACCAGCTGCTGCTGAAGTCAGTGACCCAAGCAGATGCAGGCACCTACACCTGCCGGGCCATCGTGCCTCGGATTGGAGTGGCTGAGCGGGAGGTGCCGCTTTATGTGAATG gGCCTCCCATTATCTCCAGCGAGGCAGTGCAGTACGCTGTCAGGGGCGACGGTGGCAAGGTGGAATGCTTCATTGGGAGCACGCCACCCCCGGATCGCATT gcctgggcGTGGAAGGAGAATTTCCTGGAGGTGGGGACCTTGGAGCGCTATACGGTGGAGAGGACCAACTCTGGCAGTGGGGTGCTGTCCACGCTTACCATCAATAACGTCATGGAGGCAGACTTCCAGACCCACTACAACTGCACTGCCTGGAACAGCTTTGGTCCCGGCACAGCCATCATCCAGCTGGAGGAAAGAG AGGTGTTACCCGTGGGCATCATCGCTGGGGCCACCATCGGCGCAGGCATCCTGCTCATCTTCTTCTTCATCGCCCTGGTGTTCTTCCTCTACCGGCGCCGAAAAGGCA GTCGCAAGGATGTCACCTTGAGGAAGCTGGACATCAAGGTGGAGACGGTGAACCGGGAGCCGCTGACCATGCACTCCGACCGCGAGGACGACACTGCCAGCGTCTCCACGGCAACCCGGGTCATGAAGGCCATCTACTCA CCCTTCAAAGATGATGTGGATCTGAAGCAGGACCTGCGCTGTGACACCATCGACACACGGGAAGAGTATGAGATGAAG GACCCCACCAATGGCTACTACAACGTGCGAGCCCACGAAGACCGCCCGGCCTCCAGGGCAGTGCTCTACGCTGACTACCGTGCCGCGGGTCCCACCCGCTTCGACGGTCGCCCCTCGTCCAGGCTCTCTCACTCCAGTGGCTATGCCCAGCTCAATACTTACAGCCGGGCGCCCGCCTCGGACTATGTCCCTGAGCCCACACCCTCCGGCCCTGCCGCCCCAGCTGGCACTGACACAACCAGCCAGCTGTCCTATGAAAACTATGAAAAGTTCAACTCCCACCCCTTCCCCGGGCCAACGGGGTACCCCACCTACCGACTGGGCTACCCCCAGGCCCCACCCTCTGGCCTAGAGCGGACCCCATACGAGGCATACGACCCCATCGGCAAGTACGCCACAGCCACTCGATTCTCCTACACTTCCCAGCACTCGGACTACGGCCAGCGGTTCCAGCAGCGCATGCAGACTCACGTGTAG
- the Kirrel1 gene encoding kin of IRRE-like protein 1 isoform X2, which translates to MLSLLVWILTLSDTFSQGTQTRFSQEPADQTVVAGQRAVLPCVLLNYSGIVQWTKDGLALGMGQGLKAWPRYRVVGSADAGQYNLEITDAELSDDASYECQATEAALRSRRAKLTVLIPPEDTRIDGGPVILLQAGTPHNLTCRAFNAKPAATIIWFRDGTQQEGAVASTELLKDGKRETTVSQLLINPTDLDIGRVFTCRSMNEAIPSGKETSIELDVHHRPTVTLSIEPQTVQEGERVVFTCQATANPEILGYRWAKGGFLIEDAHESRYETNVDYSFFTEPVSCEVHNKVGSTNVSTLVNVHFAPRIVVDPKPTTTDIGSDVTLTCVWVGNPPLTLTWTKKDSNMGPRPPGSPPEAALSAQVLSNSNQLLLKSVTQADAGTYTCRAIVPRIGVAEREVPLYVNGPPIISSEAVQYAVRGDGGKVECFIGSTPPPDRIAWAWKENFLEVGTLERYTVERTNSGSGVLSTLTINNVMEADFQTHYNCTAWNSFGPGTAIIQLEEREVLPVGIIAGATIGAGILLIFFFIALVFFLYRRRKGSRKDVTLRKLDIKVETVNREPLTMHSDREDDTASVSTATRVMKAIYSPFKDDVDLKQDLRCDTIDTREEYEMKDPTNGYYNVRAHEDRPASRAVLYADYRAAGPTRFDGRPSSRLSHSSGYAQLNTYSRAPASDYVPEPTPSGPAAPAGTDTTSQLSYENYEKFNSHPFPGPTGYPTYRLGYPQAPPSGLERTPYEAYDPIGKYATATRFSYTSQHSDYGQRFQQRMQTHV; encoded by the exons GTACCCAGACCCGCTTCAGCCAGGAACCAGCAGACCAGACTGTGGTGGCAGGACAGCGGGCTGTACTCCCCTGTGTGCTCCTCAACTACTCTGGGATTGTTCAATGGACCAAGGATGGGCTGGCCCTGGGTATGGGCCAGGGCCTCAAAG CCTGGCCGCGGTACCGGGTGGTGGGCTCTGCAGACGCCGGGCAGTACAACCTGGAGATCACTGATGCAGAACTCTCTGATGATGCTTCCTACGAGTGCCAGGCCACTGAGGCTGCCCTGCGCTCCCGACGAGCCAAACTCACCGTGCTCA TCCCTCCAGAGGACACCAGGATTGATGGGGGACCCGTGATTCTGCTGCAGGCAGGCACACCCCACAACCTCACCTGCCGCGCCTTCAACGCCAAGCCTGCCGCCACCATCATCTGGTTCCGAGACGGGACACAGCAGGAAGGCGCTGTGGCCAGCACG GAGTTGCTAAAGGATGGGAAGAGAGAGACCACAGTTAGCCAGCTGCTCATTAACCCCACGGACCTGGACATTGGCCGCGTCTTCACGTGCCGCAGCATGAATGAGGCCATCCCCAGCGGCAAGGAGACATCTATAGAGCTCGACGTGCATC ACCGTCCTACAGTAACCCTGTCCATTGAGCCCCAGACGGTGCAGGAGGGAGAACGAGTCGTCTTTACGTGCCAGGCCACAGCCAACCCCGAGATCCTAGGCTATAG GTGGGCCAAAGGAGGTTTCCTGATAGAAGATGCCCATGAGAGCCGCTATGAGACAAATGTGGACTATTCCTTCTTCACGGAGCCTGTGTCTTGTGAGGTCCACAACAAAGTGGGGAGCACCAATGTTAGCACTTTAGTCAATGTCCATT TTGCCCCCAGGATTGTAGTTGATCCCAAGCCCACAACCACAGACATTGGCTCTGATGTGACCCTCACCTGTGTCTGGGTTGGGAACCCCCCACTCACCCTCACATGGACCAAGAAGGACTCCAACATG GGGCCCAGGCCTCCTGGCTCCCCACCCGAGGCTGCTCTctctgcccaggtcctgagtaacAGCAACCAGCTGCTGCTGAAGTCAGTGACCCAAGCAGATGCAGGCACCTACACCTGCCGGGCCATCGTGCCTCGGATTGGAGTGGCTGAGCGGGAGGTGCCGCTTTATGTGAATG gGCCTCCCATTATCTCCAGCGAGGCAGTGCAGTACGCTGTCAGGGGCGACGGTGGCAAGGTGGAATGCTTCATTGGGAGCACGCCACCCCCGGATCGCATT gcctgggcGTGGAAGGAGAATTTCCTGGAGGTGGGGACCTTGGAGCGCTATACGGTGGAGAGGACCAACTCTGGCAGTGGGGTGCTGTCCACGCTTACCATCAATAACGTCATGGAGGCAGACTTCCAGACCCACTACAACTGCACTGCCTGGAACAGCTTTGGTCCCGGCACAGCCATCATCCAGCTGGAGGAAAGAG AGGTGTTACCCGTGGGCATCATCGCTGGGGCCACCATCGGCGCAGGCATCCTGCTCATCTTCTTCTTCATCGCCCTGGTGTTCTTCCTCTACCGGCGCCGAAAAGGCA GTCGCAAGGATGTCACCTTGAGGAAGCTGGACATCAAGGTGGAGACGGTGAACCGGGAGCCGCTGACCATGCACTCCGACCGCGAGGACGACACTGCCAGCGTCTCCACGGCAACCCGGGTCATGAAGGCCATCTACTCA CCCTTCAAAGATGATGTGGATCTGAAGCAGGACCTGCGCTGTGACACCATCGACACACGGGAAGAGTATGAGATGAAG GACCCCACCAATGGCTACTACAACGTGCGAGCCCACGAAGACCGCCCGGCCTCCAGGGCAGTGCTCTACGCTGACTACCGTGCCGCGGGTCCCACCCGCTTCGACGGTCGCCCCTCGTCCAGGCTCTCTCACTCCAGTGGCTATGCCCAGCTCAATACTTACAGCCGGGCGCCCGCCTCGGACTATGTCCCTGAGCCCACACCCTCCGGCCCTGCCGCCCCAGCTGGCACTGACACAACCAGCCAGCTGTCCTATGAAAACTATGAAAAGTTCAACTCCCACCCCTTCCCCGGGCCAACGGGGTACCCCACCTACCGACTGGGCTACCCCCAGGCCCCACCCTCTGGCCTAGAGCGGACCCCATACGAGGCATACGACCCCATCGGCAAGTACGCCACAGCCACTCGATTCTCCTACACTTCCCAGCACTCGGACTACGGCCAGCGGTTCCAGCAGCGCATGCAGACTCACGTGTAG
- the Kirrel1 gene encoding kin of IRRE-like protein 1 isoform X3 — MLSLLVWILTLSDTFSQGTQTRFSQEPADQTVVAGQRAVLPCVLLNYSGIVQWTKDGLALGMGQGLKAWPRYRVVGSADAGQYNLEITDAELSDDASYECQATEAALRSRRAKLTVLIPPEDTRIDGGPVILLQAGTPHNLTCRAFNAKPAATIIWFRDGTQQEGAVASTELLKDGKRETTVSQLLINPTDLDIGRVFTCRSMNEAIPSGKETSIELDVHHRPTVTLSIEPQTVQEGERVVFTCQATANPEILGYRWAKGGFLIEDAHESRYETNVDYSFFTEPVSCEVHNKVGSTNVSTLVNVHFAPRIVVDPKPTTTDIGSDVTLTCVWVGNPPLTLTWTKKDSNMVLSNSNQLLLKSVTQADAGTYTCRAIVPRIGVAEREVPLYVNGPPIISSEAVQYAVRGDGGKVECFIGSTPPPDRIAWAWKENFLEVGTLERYTVERTNSGSGVLSTLTINNVMEADFQTHYNCTAWNSFGPGTAIIQLEEREVLPVGIIAGATIGAGILLIFFFIALVFFLYRRRKGSRKDVTLRKLDIKVETVNREPLTMHSDREDDTASVSTATRVMKAIYSVRPFKDDVDLKQDLRCDTIDTREEYEMKDPTNGYYNVRAHEDRPASRAVLYADYRAAGPTRFDGRPSSRLSHSSGYAQLNTYSRAPASDYVPEPTPSGPAAPAGTDTTSQLSYENYEKFNSHPFPGPTGYPTYRLGYPQAPPSGLERTPYEAYDPIGKYATATRFSYTSQHSDYGQRFQQRMQTHV, encoded by the exons GTACCCAGACCCGCTTCAGCCAGGAACCAGCAGACCAGACTGTGGTGGCAGGACAGCGGGCTGTACTCCCCTGTGTGCTCCTCAACTACTCTGGGATTGTTCAATGGACCAAGGATGGGCTGGCCCTGGGTATGGGCCAGGGCCTCAAAG CCTGGCCGCGGTACCGGGTGGTGGGCTCTGCAGACGCCGGGCAGTACAACCTGGAGATCACTGATGCAGAACTCTCTGATGATGCTTCCTACGAGTGCCAGGCCACTGAGGCTGCCCTGCGCTCCCGACGAGCCAAACTCACCGTGCTCA TCCCTCCAGAGGACACCAGGATTGATGGGGGACCCGTGATTCTGCTGCAGGCAGGCACACCCCACAACCTCACCTGCCGCGCCTTCAACGCCAAGCCTGCCGCCACCATCATCTGGTTCCGAGACGGGACACAGCAGGAAGGCGCTGTGGCCAGCACG GAGTTGCTAAAGGATGGGAAGAGAGAGACCACAGTTAGCCAGCTGCTCATTAACCCCACGGACCTGGACATTGGCCGCGTCTTCACGTGCCGCAGCATGAATGAGGCCATCCCCAGCGGCAAGGAGACATCTATAGAGCTCGACGTGCATC ACCGTCCTACAGTAACCCTGTCCATTGAGCCCCAGACGGTGCAGGAGGGAGAACGAGTCGTCTTTACGTGCCAGGCCACAGCCAACCCCGAGATCCTAGGCTATAG GTGGGCCAAAGGAGGTTTCCTGATAGAAGATGCCCATGAGAGCCGCTATGAGACAAATGTGGACTATTCCTTCTTCACGGAGCCTGTGTCTTGTGAGGTCCACAACAAAGTGGGGAGCACCAATGTTAGCACTTTAGTCAATGTCCATT TTGCCCCCAGGATTGTAGTTGATCCCAAGCCCACAACCACAGACATTGGCTCTGATGTGACCCTCACCTGTGTCTGGGTTGGGAACCCCCCACTCACCCTCACATGGACCAAGAAGGACTCCAACATG gtcctgagtaacAGCAACCAGCTGCTGCTGAAGTCAGTGACCCAAGCAGATGCAGGCACCTACACCTGCCGGGCCATCGTGCCTCGGATTGGAGTGGCTGAGCGGGAGGTGCCGCTTTATGTGAATG gGCCTCCCATTATCTCCAGCGAGGCAGTGCAGTACGCTGTCAGGGGCGACGGTGGCAAGGTGGAATGCTTCATTGGGAGCACGCCACCCCCGGATCGCATT gcctgggcGTGGAAGGAGAATTTCCTGGAGGTGGGGACCTTGGAGCGCTATACGGTGGAGAGGACCAACTCTGGCAGTGGGGTGCTGTCCACGCTTACCATCAATAACGTCATGGAGGCAGACTTCCAGACCCACTACAACTGCACTGCCTGGAACAGCTTTGGTCCCGGCACAGCCATCATCCAGCTGGAGGAAAGAG AGGTGTTACCCGTGGGCATCATCGCTGGGGCCACCATCGGCGCAGGCATCCTGCTCATCTTCTTCTTCATCGCCCTGGTGTTCTTCCTCTACCGGCGCCGAAAAGGCA GTCGCAAGGATGTCACCTTGAGGAAGCTGGACATCAAGGTGGAGACGGTGAACCGGGAGCCGCTGACCATGCACTCCGACCGCGAGGACGACACTGCCAGCGTCTCCACGGCAACCCGGGTCATGAAGGCCATCTACTCAGTGAGG CCCTTCAAAGATGATGTGGATCTGAAGCAGGACCTGCGCTGTGACACCATCGACACACGGGAAGAGTATGAGATGAAG GACCCCACCAATGGCTACTACAACGTGCGAGCCCACGAAGACCGCCCGGCCTCCAGGGCAGTGCTCTACGCTGACTACCGTGCCGCGGGTCCCACCCGCTTCGACGGTCGCCCCTCGTCCAGGCTCTCTCACTCCAGTGGCTATGCCCAGCTCAATACTTACAGCCGGGCGCCCGCCTCGGACTATGTCCCTGAGCCCACACCCTCCGGCCCTGCCGCCCCAGCTGGCACTGACACAACCAGCCAGCTGTCCTATGAAAACTATGAAAAGTTCAACTCCCACCCCTTCCCCGGGCCAACGGGGTACCCCACCTACCGACTGGGCTACCCCCAGGCCCCACCCTCTGGCCTAGAGCGGACCCCATACGAGGCATACGACCCCATCGGCAAGTACGCCACAGCCACTCGATTCTCCTACACTTCCCAGCACTCGGACTACGGCCAGCGGTTCCAGCAGCGCATGCAGACTCACGTGTAG
- the Kirrel1 gene encoding kin of IRRE-like protein 1 isoform X1, whose protein sequence is MLSLLVWILTLSDTFSQGTQTRFSQEPADQTVVAGQRAVLPCVLLNYSGIVQWTKDGLALGMGQGLKAWPRYRVVGSADAGQYNLEITDAELSDDASYECQATEAALRSRRAKLTVLIPPEDTRIDGGPVILLQAGTPHNLTCRAFNAKPAATIIWFRDGTQQEGAVASTELLKDGKRETTVSQLLINPTDLDIGRVFTCRSMNEAIPSGKETSIELDVHHRPTVTLSIEPQTVQEGERVVFTCQATANPEILGYRWAKGGFLIEDAHESRYETNVDYSFFTEPVSCEVHNKVGSTNVSTLVNVHFAPRIVVDPKPTTTDIGSDVTLTCVWVGNPPLTLTWTKKDSNMGPRPPGSPPEAALSAQVLSNSNQLLLKSVTQADAGTYTCRAIVPRIGVAEREVPLYVNGPPIISSEAVQYAVRGDGGKVECFIGSTPPPDRIAWAWKENFLEVGTLERYTVERTNSGSGVLSTLTINNVMEADFQTHYNCTAWNSFGPGTAIIQLEEREVLPVGIIAGATIGAGILLIFFFIALVFFLYRRRKGSRKDVTLRKLDIKVETVNREPLTMHSDREDDTASVSTATRVMKAIYSVRPFKDDVDLKQDLRCDTIDTREEYEMKDPTNGYYNVRAHEDRPASRAVLYADYRAAGPTRFDGRPSSRLSHSSGYAQLNTYSRAPASDYVPEPTPSGPAAPAGTDTTSQLSYENYEKFNSHPFPGPTGYPTYRLGYPQAPPSGLERTPYEAYDPIGKYATATRFSYTSQHSDYGQRFQQRMQTHV, encoded by the exons GTACCCAGACCCGCTTCAGCCAGGAACCAGCAGACCAGACTGTGGTGGCAGGACAGCGGGCTGTACTCCCCTGTGTGCTCCTCAACTACTCTGGGATTGTTCAATGGACCAAGGATGGGCTGGCCCTGGGTATGGGCCAGGGCCTCAAAG CCTGGCCGCGGTACCGGGTGGTGGGCTCTGCAGACGCCGGGCAGTACAACCTGGAGATCACTGATGCAGAACTCTCTGATGATGCTTCCTACGAGTGCCAGGCCACTGAGGCTGCCCTGCGCTCCCGACGAGCCAAACTCACCGTGCTCA TCCCTCCAGAGGACACCAGGATTGATGGGGGACCCGTGATTCTGCTGCAGGCAGGCACACCCCACAACCTCACCTGCCGCGCCTTCAACGCCAAGCCTGCCGCCACCATCATCTGGTTCCGAGACGGGACACAGCAGGAAGGCGCTGTGGCCAGCACG GAGTTGCTAAAGGATGGGAAGAGAGAGACCACAGTTAGCCAGCTGCTCATTAACCCCACGGACCTGGACATTGGCCGCGTCTTCACGTGCCGCAGCATGAATGAGGCCATCCCCAGCGGCAAGGAGACATCTATAGAGCTCGACGTGCATC ACCGTCCTACAGTAACCCTGTCCATTGAGCCCCAGACGGTGCAGGAGGGAGAACGAGTCGTCTTTACGTGCCAGGCCACAGCCAACCCCGAGATCCTAGGCTATAG GTGGGCCAAAGGAGGTTTCCTGATAGAAGATGCCCATGAGAGCCGCTATGAGACAAATGTGGACTATTCCTTCTTCACGGAGCCTGTGTCTTGTGAGGTCCACAACAAAGTGGGGAGCACCAATGTTAGCACTTTAGTCAATGTCCATT TTGCCCCCAGGATTGTAGTTGATCCCAAGCCCACAACCACAGACATTGGCTCTGATGTGACCCTCACCTGTGTCTGGGTTGGGAACCCCCCACTCACCCTCACATGGACCAAGAAGGACTCCAACATG GGGCCCAGGCCTCCTGGCTCCCCACCCGAGGCTGCTCTctctgcccaggtcctgagtaacAGCAACCAGCTGCTGCTGAAGTCAGTGACCCAAGCAGATGCAGGCACCTACACCTGCCGGGCCATCGTGCCTCGGATTGGAGTGGCTGAGCGGGAGGTGCCGCTTTATGTGAATG gGCCTCCCATTATCTCCAGCGAGGCAGTGCAGTACGCTGTCAGGGGCGACGGTGGCAAGGTGGAATGCTTCATTGGGAGCACGCCACCCCCGGATCGCATT gcctgggcGTGGAAGGAGAATTTCCTGGAGGTGGGGACCTTGGAGCGCTATACGGTGGAGAGGACCAACTCTGGCAGTGGGGTGCTGTCCACGCTTACCATCAATAACGTCATGGAGGCAGACTTCCAGACCCACTACAACTGCACTGCCTGGAACAGCTTTGGTCCCGGCACAGCCATCATCCAGCTGGAGGAAAGAG AGGTGTTACCCGTGGGCATCATCGCTGGGGCCACCATCGGCGCAGGCATCCTGCTCATCTTCTTCTTCATCGCCCTGGTGTTCTTCCTCTACCGGCGCCGAAAAGGCA GTCGCAAGGATGTCACCTTGAGGAAGCTGGACATCAAGGTGGAGACGGTGAACCGGGAGCCGCTGACCATGCACTCCGACCGCGAGGACGACACTGCCAGCGTCTCCACGGCAACCCGGGTCATGAAGGCCATCTACTCAGTGAGG CCCTTCAAAGATGATGTGGATCTGAAGCAGGACCTGCGCTGTGACACCATCGACACACGGGAAGAGTATGAGATGAAG GACCCCACCAATGGCTACTACAACGTGCGAGCCCACGAAGACCGCCCGGCCTCCAGGGCAGTGCTCTACGCTGACTACCGTGCCGCGGGTCCCACCCGCTTCGACGGTCGCCCCTCGTCCAGGCTCTCTCACTCCAGTGGCTATGCCCAGCTCAATACTTACAGCCGGGCGCCCGCCTCGGACTATGTCCCTGAGCCCACACCCTCCGGCCCTGCCGCCCCAGCTGGCACTGACACAACCAGCCAGCTGTCCTATGAAAACTATGAAAAGTTCAACTCCCACCCCTTCCCCGGGCCAACGGGGTACCCCACCTACCGACTGGGCTACCCCCAGGCCCCACCCTCTGGCCTAGAGCGGACCCCATACGAGGCATACGACCCCATCGGCAAGTACGCCACAGCCACTCGATTCTCCTACACTTCCCAGCACTCGGACTACGGCCAGCGGTTCCAGCAGCGCATGCAGACTCACGTGTAG